In Mongoliitalea daihaiensis, one DNA window encodes the following:
- the trxB gene encoding thioredoxin-disulfide reductase, whose amino-acid sequence MTTTVEKLKVLIIGSGPAGYTAAIYASRAGLNPVLYTGAQPGGQLTITTDVENYPGYPGGVQGPEMMEDFRKQAERFGTQVRYGMVTKVDFSARPHKVIVDDQVEIHAETIIISTGASAKWLGIESEERLNGKGVSACAVCDGFFFRGQDVAIVGAGDTACEEASYLANICSKVYMLIRRDEMRASQIMQKRVLNNPKIEVLWNTETEEILGDEEVTGVRVYNNQTKESKELAISGFFVAIGHEPNTGIFKEFIDMDESGYIKTLPGSTKTNIEGVFACGDAQDHIYRQAVTAAGTGCMAALDAERFLAAQES is encoded by the coding sequence ATGACAACTACTGTAGAAAAATTGAAGGTATTGATTATTGGATCAGGACCAGCAGGATATACAGCGGCAATCTATGCTTCACGCGCAGGATTAAACCCAGTTCTTTACACAGGAGCCCAGCCAGGTGGCCAATTGACGATTACGACGGACGTAGAAAATTATCCGGGTTATCCAGGAGGAGTGCAAGGTCCTGAAATGATGGAAGATTTCCGCAAACAAGCAGAGAGATTTGGTACACAGGTTCGCTATGGTATGGTAACCAAAGTAGATTTTAGTGCGAGACCACATAAGGTTATTGTGGATGATCAGGTGGAAATTCACGCAGAAACGATAATTATATCTACAGGTGCATCTGCCAAATGGTTGGGGATAGAAAGTGAAGAACGTCTCAACGGCAAAGGTGTTTCTGCTTGCGCGGTATGTGATGGATTCTTTTTTAGGGGTCAGGACGTAGCAATTGTAGGTGCTGGTGATACTGCATGTGAGGAGGCTTCTTATCTTGCTAATATTTGTAGCAAAGTTTATATGCTCATTAGGAGAGATGAAATGAGAGCTTCTCAAATTATGCAAAAGCGTGTTTTAAACAATCCTAAAATTGAAGTCCTCTGGAATACAGAGACGGAAGAAATCCTAGGGGATGAGGAAGTTACTGGTGTACGTGTTTACAATAACCAAACCAAGGAATCTAAAGAATTAGCAATTTCGGGATTCTTTGTAGCAATTGGTCATGAACCCAATACGGGAATTTTTAAAGAATTTATTGATATGGATGAGAGCGGATATATCAAGACCCTGCCAGGGAGTACCAAAACCAATATCGAAGGCGTCTTCGCTTGCGGTGATGCCCAAGACCATATCTATCGTCAAGCTGTCACAGCTGCTGGTACAGGATGTATGGCTGCTTTAGATGCTGAAAGGTTTTTGGCTGCACAAGAATCTTGA
- a CDS encoding M23 family metallopeptidase: MRLKSIVRVLIFMLSIGSFSSYAQTFPKIIKKSKQDQSITPPSNPLQRDIRLFDSQKYLYDITRQTDSLLYKDYVDLRKRLSIVEEDTLSLIWAPTNQLAQVSEKILIDSIWVTAFEYYASWDSQKINIYNFNPKDFKDTVYVKLYDTFFGTDYKMPLDETRITSEFGFRRYRWHHGTDLKLTVGTPIYATFDGIVRIRSYDRTGYGYYVVVRHKNGLETLYGHMSKILVDVGQEVIAGDVLGLGGNTGRSTGPHLHFEVRYQGLSINPTQIFDFNLGRLRSDVYMITASSFDHVVQTQQSVVHRVRSGETLSSIARRYGVRVSTITRLNNISVNSTLRVGQQLRIR; encoded by the coding sequence ATGAGATTAAAAAGCATTGTAAGAGTATTGATTTTCATGTTGAGCATAGGTTCTTTTAGTTCCTATGCTCAAACTTTTCCAAAAATTATTAAAAAATCAAAGCAAGATCAATCCATTACACCACCCTCAAATCCGCTTCAACGAGACATAAGATTATTCGATTCTCAAAAGTATTTGTACGACATTACGCGGCAAACAGACTCTCTACTTTACAAGGATTATGTAGATCTTCGCAAAAGGCTGAGTATTGTAGAGGAAGACACGCTTTCACTTATTTGGGCACCAACAAACCAATTGGCTCAGGTTTCTGAAAAAATATTGATTGATAGTATTTGGGTTACTGCTTTCGAATACTATGCATCTTGGGATAGTCAAAAGATCAATATTTATAATTTTAATCCCAAAGATTTCAAAGATACGGTATACGTTAAGCTGTATGATACTTTTTTTGGGACGGATTATAAAATGCCTTTAGATGAAACTCGAATTACGTCCGAATTTGGATTTCGTAGGTATCGTTGGCATCATGGAACGGATTTAAAATTGACTGTAGGCACACCAATCTATGCCACTTTTGATGGGATTGTTAGGATTCGATCCTATGATAGGACAGGCTATGGATATTATGTGGTAGTGAGACATAAAAATGGCTTGGAAACATTGTATGGGCACATGTCAAAAATATTGGTTGATGTGGGTCAGGAAGTGATCGCAGGGGATGTCCTTGGGTTAGGTGGGAATACTGGTAGAAGTACAGGACCTCATCTGCATTTTGAGGTCAGGTACCAAGGTTTATCCATTAATCCAACTCAAATATTCGATTTCAATCTTGGTAGGTTAAGGAGTGATGTATATATGATTACGGCTTCCAGTTTTGATCATGTGGTGCAGACCCAGCAATCAGTGGTTCACAGAGTAAGAAGTGGAGAGACTTTGTCAAGTATCGCTAGAAGATACGGTGTCAGGGTGAGTACCATTACGCGTTTAAATAACATTTCTGTTAATTCTACTTTGAGAGTAGGGCAGCAATTAAGAATCAGGTAA
- the bshB1 gene encoding bacillithiol biosynthesis deacetylase BshB1 — protein MNKLDILVIAAHPDDAELACSGTIAAHVAQGYKVGIVDLTMGEMGTRGNPELRLQESAKAAQILGLSARENLRFKDVFFKDDEAHQLKIVEMIRKYQPEIVLANAVSDRHPDHGKGASVASKACFMSGLRKIETFLEGQPQQPWRPAFVYHYIQNNFIKPDFVVDITPYWEIKLASIQAFASQFYDPNSQEPESFISSKSFLPFIESRAIEFGHSIMSKYGEGFTVERMLGVENLFNLK, from the coding sequence ATGAATAAATTAGATATATTGGTCATAGCAGCGCATCCTGATGATGCTGAGTTAGCATGCTCAGGCACCATTGCTGCACATGTAGCTCAAGGGTACAAAGTAGGAATTGTTGATCTTACCATGGGTGAAATGGGTACAAGGGGTAATCCTGAACTTCGACTACAAGAATCCGCCAAAGCTGCTCAGATATTAGGATTATCAGCTAGAGAAAATCTGCGCTTCAAGGATGTGTTTTTCAAGGATGATGAAGCTCATCAATTGAAGATTGTAGAAATGATCCGAAAATATCAACCCGAGATTGTGCTGGCAAATGCTGTTTCGGATAGGCATCCTGATCATGGTAAAGGAGCATCAGTAGCTAGTAAAGCTTGTTTTATGAGTGGCTTGCGTAAAATTGAAACCTTTTTAGAAGGTCAACCTCAACAGCCTTGGAGACCTGCATTTGTCTACCATTATATTCAAAATAATTTTATCAAACCGGATTTTGTAGTAGATATTACACCGTATTGGGAAATAAAACTTGCCAGCATTCAGGCATTTGCTTCTCAATTTTATGATCCCAATAGCCAAGAGCCTGAAAGTTTTATTTCATCCAAAAGTTTTCTTCCTTTCATTGAGTCAAGGGCGATTGAGTTTGGTCATAGCATTATGTCCAAGTATGGGGAGGGATTCACCGTGGAGCGAATGCTTGGTGTAGAAAACTTATTTAACTTAAAGTAA
- the pdxH gene encoding pyridoxamine 5'-phosphate oxidase, whose protein sequence is MKLADIRIDYSLKSLDSTDVAENPIQQFNQWFEEAIQAKVMEANAMNLSTLGKDGFPNSRIVLLKGVDHGFVFYTNYQSAKGQELIHDPKVALTFFWPELERQVRVVGKAAKVSPEESDEYFFSRPFSSQIGAWVSPQSQEIPDRKYLADREQMYSKELSPETIKRPPHWGGFRITPIEIEFWQGRPSRLHDRILYTLQGTEKWSIKRIAP, encoded by the coding sequence ATGAAATTAGCAGATATCCGAATAGACTATTCTCTCAAATCACTAGACAGTACAGATGTTGCTGAAAACCCAATACAGCAATTCAATCAATGGTTTGAAGAAGCAATCCAAGCTAAAGTAATGGAAGCCAATGCCATGAACCTAAGTACTCTTGGAAAAGATGGCTTTCCAAACAGCAGAATTGTATTATTGAAAGGAGTAGATCACGGCTTTGTCTTTTATACCAATTACCAAAGTGCTAAAGGTCAAGAATTGATTCATGACCCTAAAGTAGCGTTGACCTTTTTTTGGCCGGAATTGGAGCGGCAAGTACGTGTTGTAGGAAAGGCAGCCAAAGTTTCTCCAGAAGAATCGGATGAATATTTTTTCTCAAGACCTTTTTCAAGTCAAATAGGTGCATGGGTTTCTCCTCAAAGCCAAGAAATCCCCGATCGCAAATATTTAGCAGATCGCGAACAAATGTATTCCAAAGAATTAAGCCCCGAAACTATCAAAAGACCACCTCATTGGGGAGGTTTTAGGATTACCCCTATTGAAATTGAATTTTGGCAAGGAAGACCTAGTAGACTACACGATCGTATTTTGTATACATTACAAGGTACCGAAAAATGGTCGATCAAAAGAATTGCCCCTTAA
- a CDS encoding YqgE/AlgH family protein, protein MKAKFTHKPKAGQLLISEPFLQDENFVRSVVLLCNHDEHGSFGLVLNKLSILKLDELLDGDLLNPLDVYVGGPVEQNTLHFIYRGGQLLEDSISLMDELWWSGDFEKLLTEIRNGNLKEDDVRFFIGYSGWAEGQLQEELDQQTWILCDKIDTENIFDASPEELWKLILKNMGGEYQQMANYPIDPRLN, encoded by the coding sequence ATGAAAGCAAAGTTTACACATAAGCCTAAAGCCGGCCAACTTTTGATTTCAGAGCCATTTTTACAAGATGAGAATTTTGTTCGCTCTGTGGTACTTCTGTGCAATCATGATGAGCATGGGTCATTTGGATTGGTTTTAAACAAACTTTCTATTCTTAAGTTAGATGAATTGTTAGACGGAGACCTTTTAAATCCACTTGATGTTTATGTGGGAGGGCCTGTTGAACAAAATACCTTACATTTTATCTATAGAGGGGGTCAGTTGCTAGAGGATAGTATTTCACTTATGGATGAGTTATGGTGGAGTGGGGATTTTGAAAAACTCTTAACTGAAATTCGAAATGGTAATTTAAAAGAAGATGATGTTCGTTTCTTCATTGGATATTCAGGTTGGGCCGAAGGTCAGCTGCAGGAAGAGTTAGATCAACAAACTTGGATACTTTGTGATAAAATCGATACAGAAAATATTTTTGATGCTTCTCCGGAAGAGTTATGGAAACTTATATTGAAAAATATGGGAGGAGAGTATCAACAAATGGCAAATTATCCAATTGACCCAAGATTAAATTAG
- a CDS encoding DUF349 domain-containing protein has product MDKEKEMPEEGKVTPAASTVEGNEEIKNTTEEATAESINEEVDNSQEQVNSDSAESPVEETAEVEATPESVATEEVVAESKTESSASEEDAGEEQTEDEEEDIDYSHFSKKELISALKSFVDADNILSLDKKVATIKSCFDELFSHEKQEAMDSFVAGGGEADDFSYKSQEDDKLFFATYNLYRERRTQFIKALEKQKEKNLDLKNNILDKLRELVDSEETTHSINAIKQIQDDWKKIGPVPSNINKNLWASFNALMDRFYDNRSIYFELKELDRKKNLEQKLEICEKAEALVKLEDLKDAIKALNDLHEEFKHIGPVPREEQEPLWQRFKAASDAVYDRRKEFYEDQKGKLKENLQIKEALIQKIASYKDFTASKIKEWNVKTKEVLSIQKEWEAAGPVPRELGKEVNKQFWGYFKDFFHQKNLFFKELDEIRLANKKKAEELIEKAEALVDDTKWQETTNKMISLQQEWKKIGPTPEKVRDELYKRFKKACDSFFENKRNANQQATQEYDDNLKLKEQVIANILAAAKESPSEETLEALINQYNTIGFVPRKNIKEILAKFNQAVDTYVEALGSTGESREDFVFRLNLNKLQADPNGNRALNKKEFGIRKQITDLENNIGLWKNNLEFFAASKTADKLKVQFEDKINKAEAEIEKLKKKLSIIREF; this is encoded by the coding sequence ATGGACAAAGAGAAAGAAATGCCTGAAGAAGGTAAGGTGACTCCAGCTGCTTCAACAGTTGAGGGTAATGAAGAAATTAAAAATACAACAGAGGAAGCAACCGCAGAATCGATCAATGAAGAAGTCGATAATTCTCAAGAGCAGGTAAATTCGGATAGTGCAGAAAGCCCTGTTGAAGAAACAGCGGAAGTAGAAGCTACTCCTGAGTCTGTGGCTACAGAAGAAGTCGTAGCAGAATCCAAAACAGAATCTTCAGCATCGGAAGAAGATGCAGGAGAAGAACAAACGGAGGATGAAGAAGAGGATATCGATTACTCTCATTTTTCGAAGAAAGAGTTGATTTCGGCATTAAAATCATTTGTGGATGCTGATAATATTTTATCACTCGATAAAAAAGTAGCTACGATCAAATCTTGTTTTGATGAGCTATTTTCGCATGAAAAGCAGGAAGCTATGGATTCCTTTGTTGCTGGAGGGGGCGAAGCAGATGATTTTTCATACAAATCTCAGGAAGATGATAAGCTATTTTTTGCTACTTATAACCTATATAGAGAAAGACGTACTCAGTTTATCAAGGCGCTTGAAAAACAGAAGGAAAAAAATCTTGATTTAAAAAATAACATTTTAGATAAATTAAGAGAGTTGGTGGATAGTGAGGAGACTACACACAGTATCAACGCAATCAAGCAAATCCAAGATGATTGGAAAAAAATAGGGCCGGTACCATCTAATATCAATAAAAATCTTTGGGCTTCATTTAATGCGCTAATGGATAGATTCTATGACAATAGAAGTATCTATTTTGAGCTGAAAGAGCTAGATCGCAAGAAAAATTTAGAGCAAAAATTAGAAATCTGTGAAAAAGCGGAAGCACTTGTAAAATTAGAGGATCTCAAAGATGCCATTAAAGCGCTTAATGACTTGCATGAAGAGTTCAAGCATATAGGTCCAGTACCTAGAGAAGAGCAAGAACCACTTTGGCAACGATTCAAGGCTGCTTCTGACGCTGTTTACGACAGAAGAAAAGAGTTTTACGAAGATCAGAAAGGCAAACTCAAAGAGAATCTTCAAATCAAGGAAGCATTGATTCAAAAAATTGCCTCTTACAAAGACTTTACTGCAAGTAAAATCAAAGAATGGAATGTAAAGACGAAAGAGGTACTCAGTATTCAAAAAGAATGGGAGGCAGCAGGACCTGTTCCAAGAGAACTGGGTAAGGAAGTAAACAAGCAATTTTGGGGTTATTTTAAAGACTTTTTTCATCAAAAAAACCTTTTTTTCAAGGAGTTAGATGAAATTAGACTTGCTAATAAGAAAAAAGCTGAGGAACTGATTGAAAAAGCTGAGGCATTGGTTGATGATACCAAATGGCAGGAAACTACCAACAAAATGATTTCCCTACAGCAGGAATGGAAAAAGATAGGTCCTACACCAGAGAAAGTAAGGGATGAACTTTATAAGCGCTTTAAAAAGGCATGCGATTCATTCTTTGAGAACAAACGAAATGCAAATCAGCAAGCAACCCAGGAATACGATGATAATTTAAAACTGAAAGAACAGGTGATTGCCAATATTTTGGCTGCTGCGAAAGAAAGCCCATCAGAGGAAACCTTGGAGGCACTGATTAATCAATACAATACCATTGGCTTTGTTCCTCGTAAAAACATCAAGGAAATCTTAGCGAAGTTTAATCAGGCTGTAGATACATACGTAGAAGCACTTGGTTCTACTGGTGAGAGTAGGGAGGACTTTGTGTTCCGATTAAATCTTAACAAGCTTCAAGCAGATCCAAATGGTAATCGTGCTCTGAATAAAAAAGAATTTGGAATCCGAAAGCAGATTACAGATCTTGAAAATAACATTGGCTTGTGGAAAAATAATTTGGAATTCTTTGCAGCTTCCAAAACCGCTGACAAGTTAAAAGTTCAATTTGAGGACAAAATCAATAAGGCAGAGGCCGAAATTGAGAAGCTCAAGAAAAAACTTTCAATCATTCGAGAATTTTAA
- a CDS encoding TrmH family RNA methyltransferase, with translation MTSSQSFFEYLSHYVTPHKRQLIEAVLAQRTRYFTVVLEDIYKPHNASAVLRTADCFGIQDIHIIEKEHSYEVNPYVVRGAAQWVDIHKHTNEQSQAVTNCFDQLRSDGYQIIATSPDAGSVSIHELDVSQKIALVFGNEYAGVSDEVKAKADKLVHIPMMGFTESFNISVAASIFLFDLIRKVQSQTNIQNFHLSEEEKQLLREKWYRGIVKNSAIHEKVFLNSNDM, from the coding sequence ATGACTAGTTCCCAATCATTTTTCGAGTACCTGAGCCATTATGTGACGCCTCATAAGCGCCAACTGATTGAAGCGGTATTAGCGCAGCGTACGCGCTACTTTACAGTGGTATTGGAGGATATCTATAAACCACATAATGCTTCAGCGGTATTGCGGACAGCGGACTGTTTTGGGATACAGGATATCCATATCATTGAAAAGGAGCATTCTTATGAAGTCAACCCGTATGTAGTCCGCGGGGCTGCACAATGGGTGGATATTCATAAGCATACGAATGAACAGTCACAAGCCGTTACCAATTGCTTTGATCAACTCCGTTCGGATGGTTACCAAATCATTGCAACTAGCCCAGATGCAGGCAGTGTTTCCATTCATGAGTTGGACGTTTCTCAAAAAATAGCTTTGGTGTTTGGCAACGAATACGCCGGAGTGTCAGACGAAGTAAAAGCTAAAGCAGACAAATTAGTACATATTCCCATGATGGGTTTTACTGAGAGTTTCAATATCTCAGTAGCCGCTTCCATTTTTCTTTTCGACTTGATCCGAAAAGTCCAGTCTCAAACTAATATCCAAAACTTTCACCTAAGTGAAGAAGAAAAACAGTTGCTTCGTGAAAAATGGTATCGAGGAATTGTGAAAAATTCAGCTATTCACGAAAAGGTATTCTTGAATTCGAATGATATGTAA
- a CDS encoding CocE/NonD family hydrolase, with amino-acid sequence MKKFNLYLGLLVLLLFSADLFAQEKSILAQLEEVAIIDQKVMMPMRDGVRLATDIYRPKTDQPVPIVFSRTPYQFNSYRDGELVTRTMQTALEYVKRGYAYVVQNERGRFFSEGEWEILGAPLTDGYDAYEWMSNQSWSNGKIGAIGCSSTAEWQMAVASLDHPANTALVAQGYGAGVGRIGNYYEQGNWYRGGAGQMLFTAWLYGVQHDPMAPKLPEGISQEDLQRIQRFYDMGPRYPRVDWSQGLSHLPVQDIIKNVNGPKGIYEEMITRKPNDPKWFEGGLFHDDMDFEKPAFWFVSWYDVASSPNLAMYNHIQKNAKTEVGKNNQFLIIGPTLHCAFLRATENTVVGERSMGDARLPDPEITYAWFDYWLKGEDNGILESMPKVTYFTMGKNEWQTSDTWPPKEAQMTTYFLDSKGKANSRLGDGVLSTKRPGRDNPDTFQYDPMDPVTSYGGNVCCTGNAVQGGSFDQQEMELREDILVYTSEPLAEGIEVSGFIEAKLYLSTDVKDTDLTIKIIDVYPDGRAYNLDETIQRVRYREGYEKEVFMESGKVYEVNMTPMSTSNYFEKGHRIRIEVSSSNFPRFDRNMNTGGNNYDESEGIVATNKIHHSSRYPSSIQLPIVKR; translated from the coding sequence ATGAAAAAATTTAACCTGTATTTGGGGTTACTGGTTCTGCTGTTATTTTCAGCCGATCTATTTGCCCAAGAAAAGAGTATTCTAGCACAGCTAGAGGAGGTCGCCATCATCGACCAAAAAGTGATGATGCCCATGCGGGATGGAGTTCGCTTAGCCACGGATATTTATCGTCCCAAAACAGATCAACCAGTTCCTATCGTATTTTCCAGAACACCTTATCAATTCAATTCCTATAGAGATGGAGAATTAGTTACTCGAACCATGCAAACAGCCTTAGAATATGTAAAAAGAGGCTATGCTTATGTTGTACAAAATGAGCGAGGCCGTTTTTTTTCAGAGGGAGAATGGGAAATCTTGGGAGCGCCACTTACAGATGGTTACGATGCGTATGAGTGGATGTCCAATCAATCTTGGAGCAATGGCAAAATCGGCGCTATTGGATGTTCGTCCACTGCAGAATGGCAAATGGCTGTGGCCAGTTTGGACCATCCTGCCAATACAGCTTTAGTAGCCCAAGGCTATGGTGCCGGTGTGGGTAGAATTGGTAATTATTATGAGCAGGGAAACTGGTACAGAGGCGGTGCTGGACAGATGTTATTTACTGCATGGCTTTATGGTGTACAACATGATCCTATGGCGCCTAAACTTCCAGAAGGAATTTCTCAAGAAGATTTACAAAGAATACAGCGATTTTACGATATGGGCCCTCGCTATCCAAGAGTAGATTGGAGTCAGGGGCTTAGTCATTTGCCGGTACAAGATATTATCAAAAATGTCAATGGCCCTAAGGGAATTTATGAAGAGATGATCACCCGTAAACCTAATGATCCTAAATGGTTTGAAGGTGGCTTGTTCCATGATGATATGGATTTTGAAAAACCCGCATTTTGGTTTGTGTCCTGGTACGATGTCGCTTCTTCACCTAATTTGGCAATGTATAACCATATACAGAAAAATGCCAAGACCGAGGTAGGAAAAAACAATCAATTCTTAATCATTGGCCCTACCCTACACTGTGCTTTTTTAAGAGCCACAGAAAATACGGTTGTAGGTGAGCGAAGCATGGGAGATGCAAGATTGCCTGACCCAGAAATTACCTATGCTTGGTTTGACTATTGGTTGAAAGGTGAAGACAATGGCATTTTAGAATCCATGCCAAAAGTAACCTACTTTACCATGGGTAAAAACGAATGGCAGACATCAGATACCTGGCCTCCTAAAGAAGCTCAGATGACTACGTATTTCCTAGATAGCAAGGGAAAAGCAAATAGTAGACTAGGCGATGGTGTTCTCTCGACCAAGAGACCTGGCAGAGACAATCCTGACACCTTCCAATACGATCCTATGGACCCAGTCACTTCTTACGGAGGTAATGTGTGCTGTACAGGAAATGCTGTACAAGGCGGTTCCTTTGATCAGCAGGAAATGGAATTGAGAGAAGACATTTTGGTCTATACCTCCGAACCATTGGCTGAGGGCATAGAGGTCAGTGGTTTTATTGAAGCCAAGTTATACCTATCCACAGATGTAAAGGATACTGACTTGACCATCAAAATCATTGATGTTTATCCTGATGGTAGAGCCTACAATTTAGATGAAACCATCCAACGGGTTCGTTACCGTGAAGGTTATGAAAAAGAGGTATTTATGGAATCAGGTAAGGTGTATGAAGTCAATATGACTCCTATGTCAACCTCCAACTATTTTGAAAAGGGTCACCGCATCCGTATCGAAGTTTCCTCTTCCAATTTCCCACGATTTGATCGCAACATGAATACAGGAGGCAATAATTACGATGAATCTGAAGGTATCGTGGCCACAAACAAAATCCACCATTCCAGCAGATATCCGAGCAGTATTCAATTGCCGATTGTGAAGAGGTAG
- a CDS encoding HEAT repeat domain-containing protein, producing MKQEIDQLLEKMCDKNESEAYLYSDKLAKIGGDDLMNRLLPLMQSDDTDTSFLAARTLSAMENNGEALKFVFDLIHQPANKFKNGYLVQLLEGFDLTDSFVDLYRIFLFGNFKSSSLAKEYLDTVEFDITPRVLKKAEKHWNHFLNNVDQNSGEFLAVKVEAEQMLIEIKEILES from the coding sequence ATGAAACAGGAAATAGATCAATTATTAGAGAAAATGTGTGATAAGAATGAATCAGAGGCATATCTCTATTCAGATAAACTCGCCAAAATAGGAGGGGATGATCTCATGAATCGTCTTTTACCACTGATGCAAAGTGATGATACGGATACTAGTTTTCTCGCAGCCAGAACTCTATCTGCAATGGAAAACAATGGAGAAGCGCTAAAATTTGTCTTTGATTTGATACATCAGCCTGCAAATAAATTTAAAAATGGTTATCTTGTTCAATTGTTAGAGGGATTCGACTTAACAGACAGTTTTGTGGATTTATATAGGATATTTCTGTTTGGTAACTTCAAATCGTCCTCTTTAGCAAAAGAATATTTGGATACTGTGGAGTTTGATATAACCCCCAGGGTACTTAAAAAAGCTGAAAAGCATTGGAATCATTTTTTAAATAATGTTGATCAAAATTCTGGTGAATTTCTCGCAGTAAAAGTTGAAGCAGAGCAAATGTTGATTGAGATTAAAGAAATTCTGGAATCATAA